The following proteins come from a genomic window of Pseudomonas sp. J452:
- a CDS encoding PaaI family thioesterase: MPLPAEMARVFTEEKIDFVKRSGLKAELLEPGHVRLRMPLQGNQNHIGSMYAGALFTLAEIPGGALFLTSFDVQRFYPVIKELNLRFRRPASSDILVEANLSAEQIASIQGEAEREGKAEYRLELQLTDSNGEVVAISQALYQLRRH, encoded by the coding sequence ATGCCACTGCCCGCCGAAATGGCCCGTGTCTTTACCGAAGAGAAGATCGACTTCGTCAAACGCAGCGGACTCAAGGCCGAGCTGCTGGAGCCCGGCCATGTGCGCCTGCGCATGCCACTGCAGGGCAACCAGAACCATATCGGCAGCATGTACGCCGGCGCCCTGTTCACCCTGGCGGAAATCCCCGGCGGCGCTCTGTTCCTCACCAGTTTCGACGTGCAGCGCTTCTACCCGGTGATCAAGGAACTCAACCTGCGCTTTCGCCGCCCGGCCAGCAGCGACATCCTGGTCGAGGCCAACCTGAGCGCCGAGCAGATCGCCAGCATCCAGGGCGAAGCCGAGCGCGAGGGCAAGGCCGAATACCGCCTGGAGCTGCAACTGACCGACAGCAACGGCGAGGTCGTCGCCATCAGCCAGGCGCTCTACCAGCTGCGCCGGCACTGA
- a CDS encoding SLC13 family permease — translation MSWDSLPLIFVAALLVWLLVSFVREKWTPDVVAAIAVAALLVSQVLTPGEVLGVLSNSAPATIACMFVLSAALERTGCIDALGNWLGNLVGDDPVRMLAGLMITALVISAFLNNTPVVAILTPVAIALAKRANSSPSKLLIPLSFATVLGGMLTMIGTSTNILVDGVARKAGLEPFGMFEITPAALVFCVVGFVYLMLFSNRLLPDRDTLSKQLRPDLGRTFMTELLVPHDSPVIGKSLSEAHLNGGSGLQVLKIFRDQQELTEPAGDTQLQAGDLLVLHGQVKDMVDMRESNRLTFNRGEAFETVSSHDVILAEAIVGRGSRYSHRPMRDLDLTARYGIAVLAVHRQDENIQGNLDELQLQFGDVMLVEGTPAQIKRFADNGELISLNTVQERAYRRDKAPIAIIATLAVMLLAAFELMPIEGLAMIACAVVIATRCLDVEDAYKAVDWKILSLIFGMLAISIAMAKVGLIDLIVSHTMAAIPNASPLLVLGFVYLLTTILTEILSNNAVAVLVTPVAIGIAQSLGLDPRPFVVAVMFAASVSFATPIGYQTNTFVYNAGGYRFSDFMRIGIPLNILMVGVAMLVIPMIWPLNPA, via the coding sequence ATGTCCTGGGACTCACTACCCCTGATTTTCGTCGCTGCCCTGCTGGTCTGGCTGCTGGTTTCCTTCGTCCGCGAGAAGTGGACTCCAGACGTGGTTGCGGCCATCGCCGTGGCCGCCTTGCTGGTGTCACAGGTCCTCACCCCTGGCGAAGTGCTCGGCGTGCTGAGCAACTCGGCTCCCGCCACCATCGCCTGTATGTTCGTGCTGTCCGCCGCGCTGGAACGTACCGGCTGCATCGACGCACTGGGTAACTGGCTGGGTAATCTGGTCGGCGATGACCCGGTACGAATGCTCGCAGGGCTGATGATCACTGCCTTGGTCATTTCCGCCTTCCTTAATAACACCCCGGTGGTGGCCATCCTCACCCCGGTAGCGATCGCCCTGGCCAAGCGGGCCAACAGTTCGCCCTCCAAGCTGCTGATTCCGCTGTCCTTCGCCACCGTGCTGGGCGGCATGCTGACCATGATCGGCACCTCGACCAACATCCTGGTCGATGGCGTGGCCCGCAAAGCCGGCCTGGAGCCTTTCGGCATGTTCGAAATCACCCCGGCGGCGCTGGTGTTCTGCGTGGTCGGCTTCGTCTACCTGATGCTGTTCAGCAATCGCCTGCTGCCGGATCGCGACACCCTGTCCAAGCAACTGCGTCCCGATCTGGGTCGCACCTTCATGACCGAGCTGCTGGTGCCGCACGACTCGCCAGTGATCGGCAAGAGCCTGAGCGAAGCCCACCTCAACGGCGGCAGCGGCCTGCAGGTGCTGAAGATTTTCCGTGACCAGCAGGAACTGACCGAACCGGCCGGCGACACCCAGCTGCAAGCCGGCGACCTGCTGGTGCTGCACGGCCAGGTCAAGGACATGGTCGACATGCGTGAAAGCAACCGCCTGACCTTCAACCGCGGCGAGGCCTTCGAAACCGTCAGCAGCCACGACGTGATCCTCGCCGAGGCCATAGTCGGGCGCGGTTCGCGCTACAGTCACCGGCCGATGCGCGACCTCGACCTGACCGCGCGCTACGGCATCGCCGTGCTCGCCGTGCACCGCCAGGACGAGAACATCCAGGGCAACCTCGACGAACTGCAGCTGCAGTTCGGCGACGTAATGCTGGTCGAAGGCACGCCCGCACAGATCAAGCGCTTCGCCGACAACGGCGAGCTGATCAGCCTCAATACCGTGCAGGAACGCGCCTACCGCCGCGACAAGGCTCCGATCGCGATCATCGCCACCCTGGCCGTGATGCTGCTGGCGGCCTTCGAGCTGATGCCCATCGAAGGCCTGGCGATGATCGCCTGTGCCGTGGTGATCGCCACCCGCTGCCTGGATGTGGAGGATGCCTACAAGGCGGTGGACTGGAAGATTCTCAGCCTGATCTTCGGCATGCTCGCCATCAGCATCGCCATGGCCAAGGTCGGCCTGATCGACCTGATCGTCAGCCACACCATGGCGGCCATACCCAATGCCAGCCCGCTGCTGGTGCTCGGCTTCGTCTACTTGCTGACCACCATCCTCACCGAGATACTGTCCAACAACGCGGTGGCAGTGCTGGTCACCCCGGTGGCCATCGGCATCGCCCAGAGCCTTGGCCTCGACCCGCGGCCCTTCGTGGTCGCGGTCATGTTTGCCGCCAGCGTCAGCTTCGCCACACCGATTGGCTACCAGACCAACACCTTCGTCTATAACGCCGGCGGCTACCGTTTCAGCGACTTCATGCGCATCGGCATTCCGCTGAACATCCTCATGGTCGGCGTTGCCATGCTGGTCATTCCCATGATCTGGCCGCTCAATCCGGCATAA
- the trxC gene encoding thioredoxin TrxC, with protein sequence MSNPLLIPCPHCNGLNRIPGERLGDAPRCGRCKAEVLPSKPFELTQASFDAQNKGDLPLLIDVWASWCGPCRSFAPIYEQAASQLQGRCRLSKLDSEANPQLSAEMGIRSIPTLILLKGGVEVARQSGALPLPQLLGWLRQHGI encoded by the coding sequence ATGTCCAATCCCCTGCTGATCCCCTGCCCGCACTGCAACGGCCTCAACCGCATTCCCGGCGAACGCCTGGGCGATGCACCGCGCTGCGGCCGCTGCAAGGCCGAGGTACTGCCGAGCAAACCCTTCGAGCTGACCCAGGCCAGCTTCGATGCACAGAACAAGGGCGACCTGCCGCTGCTGATCGATGTCTGGGCCAGCTGGTGCGGTCCCTGCCGCAGCTTTGCGCCGATCTACGAACAGGCCGCCAGCCAGCTGCAAGGGCGCTGCCGCCTGAGCAAGCTGGACAGCGAAGCCAACCCGCAACTGTCGGCGGAAATGGGCATCCGTTCGATCCCCACGCTGATCCTGCTCAAGGGCGGCGTAGAGGTCGCTCGGCAGAGCGGCGCCCTGCCTTTGCCGCAACTGCTCGGCTGGTTGCGCCAGCACGGTATCTGA
- a CDS encoding ABC transporter substrate-binding protein, with protein MATPTIRQTWFRLLIGCLPLLPGLGQAAAPDLLDSTYKVAFYEAGYLYSNGAGIDKDVVDELKNRGGYSFDYLERPRARIWKELEEGSLPMSVSGLRTAERDEFAFFIPYIAQKNMALVTDAKYTTAATLLQDETATAAVVRGFKHGAYFDQLIDKLRAEGRVNEVLTAHNLFLMLKAGNRVSLIVSQPVFYVKELDELGLSDSVIVHDWEPEKPPIALGLILSKAHFSEQAYLDMKALVDQMKADGTLRGIYLKYLTPQQTEQALNF; from the coding sequence ATGGCTACCCCGACAATCCGCCAAACCTGGTTCAGGCTACTGATCGGCTGCCTGCCCCTGCTGCCAGGCCTGGGCCAGGCCGCCGCGCCAGACTTGCTGGACAGCACCTATAAGGTCGCTTTTTACGAGGCCGGCTACCTTTACTCGAACGGTGCCGGCATCGACAAGGACGTGGTCGATGAGCTGAAGAACCGCGGCGGTTACAGCTTCGACTACCTCGAGCGGCCGCGCGCGCGGATCTGGAAGGAGCTAGAGGAAGGCTCGCTGCCCATGAGCGTCTCCGGCCTGCGCACGGCCGAGCGCGATGAGTTCGCCTTTTTCATTCCCTACATCGCGCAGAAGAACATGGCCTTGGTGACCGATGCCAAATACACCACGGCCGCTACCCTGCTACAGGACGAAACCGCCACAGCCGCAGTAGTGCGTGGGTTCAAACACGGCGCCTATTTCGACCAACTGATCGACAAGCTTCGCGCCGAAGGCCGAGTCAATGAAGTGCTGACGGCTCACAATCTGTTCCTCATGCTCAAAGCCGGCAACCGAGTCAGCCTCATCGTTTCCCAGCCGGTGTTCTACGTCAAAGAACTGGATGAGCTGGGGCTCAGCGACAGCGTCATCGTGCATGACTGGGAGCCGGAAAAGCCGCCGATTGCCCTCGGCCTGATCCTCAGCAAGGCGCACTTCTCGGAACAGGCCTACCTGGACATGAAAGCCCTGGTAGACCAGATGAAAGCGGATGGCACCCTCAGGGGCATCTACCTCAAGTACCTGACTCCGCAACAAACCGAGCAGGCCCTCAATTTCTAG
- the selO gene encoding protein adenylyltransferase SelO, with protein MKALTDLVFDNRYARLGDAFSSHVLPEPIEAPRLVVASPAAMALLDLDPAEADSEVFAQVFAGHKLWSDAEPRAMVYSGHQFGSYNPRLGDGRGLLLGEVVNAAGEYWDLHLKGAGQTPWSRMGDGRAVLRSSIREFLASEYLHALGIPTSRALCVTGSSTPVWREKRESAAMVLRLAQSHVRFGHFEYFYYTNQHAQLRQLGEHVLACHFPDCQTQPEPFAALFQEVVERNAALIAHWQAYGFCHGVMNSDNMSILGITFDYGPYAFLDDFDANHICNHSDGSGRYSFSNQVPIAQWNLAALGQALTPLVEVEQLRASLELFLPLYQAHYLSLMRQRLGLSSAEDGDEQLIQQLLQLMQQSGAVDYSLFFRRLGEQAPEAAVRLLRDDFVDRSAFDAWAESYCARSAREAGSQDERRTRMHAVNPLYVLRNYLAQQVIEAAENGDYAPVRELHAVLSRPFEEQAGMQRYAERPPEWGKHLEISCSS; from the coding sequence GTGAAAGCCCTCACCGACCTCGTTTTCGATAACCGCTACGCCCGCCTGGGCGATGCGTTCTCCAGCCACGTGCTGCCCGAGCCGATCGAGGCGCCGCGCCTGGTGGTGGCCAGCCCGGCTGCCATGGCCTTGCTCGATCTCGACCCGGCCGAGGCCGACAGCGAGGTGTTCGCCCAGGTCTTCGCCGGACACAAGCTGTGGAGCGACGCCGAGCCGCGCGCCATGGTCTATTCCGGGCACCAGTTCGGCAGCTACAACCCGCGCCTGGGCGATGGCCGCGGCCTGCTTCTCGGCGAGGTGGTCAACGCTGCCGGCGAATACTGGGACCTGCACCTCAAGGGCGCCGGGCAGACGCCCTGGTCACGCATGGGCGATGGCCGCGCGGTGCTGCGCAGCTCGATCCGCGAGTTTCTTGCCAGCGAATACCTGCACGCCCTGGGCATCCCCACCAGCCGCGCGCTGTGCGTGACCGGCTCAAGCACCCCGGTGTGGCGCGAGAAGCGCGAAAGCGCGGCGATGGTCCTGCGCCTGGCGCAGAGCCATGTGCGCTTCGGCCACTTCGAGTACTTCTATTACACCAACCAGCACGCGCAGCTGCGTCAGCTCGGCGAACACGTGCTGGCCTGCCACTTCCCCGATTGCCAGACGCAGCCCGAGCCCTTCGCCGCGCTGTTTCAAGAAGTGGTGGAACGCAACGCCGCGCTGATCGCCCACTGGCAGGCCTACGGCTTCTGCCACGGGGTGATGAACAGCGACAACATGTCGATCCTCGGCATCACCTTCGACTACGGCCCTTACGCCTTCCTCGACGACTTCGACGCCAACCACATCTGCAACCACTCCGACGGCAGCGGCCGCTACAGTTTCAGCAACCAGGTACCGATCGCCCAGTGGAACCTGGCCGCCCTTGGCCAGGCGTTGACGCCGCTGGTCGAGGTAGAACAACTGCGCGCCAGCCTGGAACTGTTCCTGCCGTTGTACCAGGCCCACTACCTCAGCCTGATGCGCCAGCGCCTGGGCCTGAGCAGCGCCGAGGACGGCGACGAGCAACTGATCCAGCAACTGCTGCAACTGATGCAGCAGAGTGGTGCGGTGGACTACAGCCTGTTCTTCCGCCGCCTGGGCGAGCAGGCACCCGAAGCAGCCGTGCGCCTGCTGCGCGACGACTTCGTCGACCGTAGCGCCTTCGACGCCTGGGCCGAGAGCTATTGCGCCCGCAGCGCACGCGAGGCTGGCAGCCAGGATGAACGCCGCACACGCATGCACGCTGTCAACCCGCTGTATGTGCTGCGCAACTACCTGGCGCAGCAGGTCATCGAGGCGGCGGAGAACGGCGACTACGCTCCGGTGCGCGAGCTACACGCGGTACTCAGCCGGCCCTTCGAGGAGCAGGCCGGCATGCAGCGCTACGCAGAACGTCCGCCGGAGTGGGGCAAGCACCTGGAAATCAGCTGCTCGTCCTGA
- a CDS encoding transporter substrate-binding domain-containing protein has translation MQRLRRLFPLFLLVLASARLAAAPLQLEPELQQWLASHPTINWAAEADYAPFIFVDPQHQPHGLSHDVLRALQERLGLPLQQQPALPLNELLDQARRGHLDLLTSLRPTAERAAYLAFTSPYVEVPTVLVVRGEQRNSLTLKQLTGMRVAVGDGYAVERFVRDSYPSVQWLALPTDRAGLQALQKRQVAAAVMDLGSASYLLKEEAFQGLQIGTGIGFNYPLSFAYRKDWPELGRILEAGLHSLSLAEREELMQPWLEQLPGASKQPGSLLLAAVAVGLLALTGLLVFFAYRRQRRAQPS, from the coding sequence ATGCAACGCTTGCGGCGTCTCTTCCCTCTGTTTCTGCTCGTACTGGCCAGTGCCCGGCTGGCGGCCGCACCGCTGCAACTGGAACCGGAGCTGCAGCAATGGCTGGCCAGTCACCCGACCATCAACTGGGCGGCCGAGGCCGACTACGCGCCGTTCATCTTCGTTGACCCACAGCACCAGCCCCACGGGCTCTCCCATGATGTGCTGCGCGCCCTGCAGGAGCGTCTCGGCCTGCCCCTGCAGCAACAGCCGGCGCTGCCCCTCAACGAACTGCTCGACCAGGCCCGGCGCGGCCATCTCGACCTGCTCACTTCACTGCGCCCGACCGCCGAGCGGGCCGCCTACCTGGCCTTCACCTCGCCCTATGTAGAGGTGCCCACGGTGCTGGTAGTGCGCGGCGAACAGCGCAACAGCCTGACCCTCAAGCAACTGACCGGCATGCGCGTGGCCGTGGGTGACGGCTATGCGGTCGAGCGTTTTGTCCGCGACAGCTATCCCAGCGTGCAATGGCTGGCCCTGCCGACCGACCGCGCCGGCCTGCAAGCCCTGCAGAAACGCCAGGTGGCCGCGGCGGTGATGGACCTGGGTAGCGCCAGCTACCTGCTCAAGGAAGAGGCCTTCCAGGGCCTGCAGATTGGTACGGGGATCGGCTTCAACTACCCGCTGAGCTTTGCCTACCGCAAGGACTGGCCCGAACTGGGGCGCATCCTCGAAGCCGGCCTGCACTCCCTCAGCCTGGCCGAGCGCGAGGAGTTGATGCAGCCCTGGCTGGAGCAGCTACCCGGTGCCAGCAAACAGCCCGGCAGCCTGCTCCTCGCCGCAGTTGCTGTGGGCCTGCTGGCGCTCACCGGCCTGCTGGTATTTTTCGCCTACCGGCGCCAGCGGCGCGCCCAGCCATCATGA
- a CDS encoding MFS transporter: MTATDRPANATLLLLASLYCAQGLPSGLVAHSLPVLLRQHGVDLGLIGLLKLLALPWLLKVLWAPWIDRIGSQRFGHHRGWILPLQGTVILCLAGLALLAPHLLFGSAFWLLLGLLLLINLAAASQDVATDGLAVRLLPARWRGLGNSLQVGGYKVGMLASGSGLLLLIGPLGWNLSIALLAVGLLLLTLPIWRFREAQLLPRHAALAEPAGPGLLLRHYRGLLAQPGMLAWLLVVLTFKLGDALGSPMIKPMLVDQGWDTAALGQLTLISSLAGIGGALLGGLLYARLGALRSLLAFGALQALGLAGMALLVGAGGKSLLVYALCLFEQVADGMSTVALFAVMMSMCRPEHEGADFTLQASTQILLAGLVGACSGVLAKLLGYQALFVGAGVLAAAMLGLVLWYFLRVRRETVAPLTTSG, translated from the coding sequence ATGACTGCTACTGATCGTCCCGCTAATGCCACCTTGCTACTGCTGGCTTCGCTGTACTGTGCCCAGGGCTTGCCGTCCGGCCTGGTGGCGCATTCGCTGCCGGTGCTGCTGCGCCAGCATGGGGTGGATCTGGGGCTGATCGGCCTGCTCAAGCTGCTGGCCTTGCCCTGGCTGCTCAAGGTGCTCTGGGCGCCGTGGATCGACCGTATTGGCTCGCAGCGCTTCGGCCACCATCGCGGCTGGATTCTGCCCCTGCAGGGCACGGTGATCCTCTGTCTCGCTGGCTTGGCGCTGCTCGCACCGCACTTGCTGTTCGGCAGTGCGTTCTGGTTGCTGCTCGGCTTGCTGCTGCTGATCAACCTGGCGGCCGCCAGCCAGGACGTGGCCACCGATGGCCTGGCGGTACGCCTGTTGCCGGCGCGCTGGCGCGGCCTGGGTAACAGCCTGCAGGTGGGCGGCTACAAGGTCGGCATGCTCGCCAGCGGTAGCGGCCTGCTGTTGCTGATCGGCCCGCTGGGCTGGAACCTGAGCATCGCCCTGCTGGCCGTGGGCCTGTTGCTGCTGACCCTGCCGATCTGGCGTTTCCGCGAGGCTCAGTTGCTGCCGCGCCACGCAGCTTTGGCCGAGCCGGCCGGCCCCGGCCTGCTACTGCGCCATTACCGTGGCCTGCTGGCGCAACCGGGCATGCTCGCCTGGTTGCTGGTGGTGCTGACCTTCAAGCTCGGTGATGCCCTCGGCTCGCCGATGATCAAGCCGATGCTGGTGGACCAGGGCTGGGATACCGCCGCGCTGGGCCAGCTGACCCTGATCAGCAGCCTGGCCGGCATCGGCGGCGCGCTGCTCGGCGGCCTGTTGTATGCGCGCCTCGGCGCCCTGCGCTCGCTGCTGGCGTTCGGCGCGCTGCAGGCGCTGGGCCTCGCCGGCATGGCGCTGCTGGTCGGCGCGGGCGGCAAGTCGTTGCTGGTCTATGCGCTGTGCCTGTTTGAGCAGGTGGCCGATGGCATGTCCACCGTCGCCCTGTTCGCCGTGATGATGAGCATGTGTCGCCCTGAGCATGAGGGAGCGGACTTCACCCTGCAGGCCAGCACGCAGATTCTGCTGGCTGGCCTGGTGGGTGCCTGCAGCGGGGTGCTGGCCAAGCTGCTCGGCTATCAGGCACTGTTTGTCGGCGCCGGGGTGCTGGCGGCGGCGATGTTGGGGCTGGTGCTGTGGTACTTCCTGCGGGTCAGGCGAGAAACTGTCGCGCCGCTGACGACGAGCGGCTGA
- a CDS encoding bifunctional O-acetylhomoserine aminocarboxypropyltransferase/cysteine synthase has protein sequence MKLETLAIHAGYSPDPTTKAVAVPIYQTSSFAFDDTQHGADLFDLKVAGNIYSRIMNPTNAVLEERVAALEGGVGALAVASGMAAITYAIQTLAEVGDNIVSVAKLYGGTYNLLAHTLPRFGIQTRFAAHDDIAALEALIDDKTKAVFCESIGNPAGNIVDLAALAAAAHRHGVPLIVDNTVATPILCRPFEHGADIVVHSLTKYIGGHGTSIGGIVVDSGQFPWAEHKARFPLLNTPDPSYHGVTYTEAFGPAAFIGRCRVVPLRNTGAALSPFNAFLILQGLETLALRMERHCENALKVAHYLQKHPQVAWVKYAGLPDHPEHELAVRYMGGKPASILSFGIVGGQAAGARFIDALQLVVRLVNIGDAKSLACHPASTTHRQLNDEELERAGVPRDMVRLSIGIEHSDDILADLAQALDAAAG, from the coding sequence ATGAAACTGGAAACCCTGGCCATCCACGCCGGCTACAGCCCCGACCCGACCACCAAGGCGGTGGCGGTGCCGATCTACCAGACCAGCTCCTTCGCCTTCGACGACACCCAGCACGGTGCCGACCTGTTCGACCTGAAGGTCGCCGGCAATATCTATTCGCGGATCATGAACCCGACCAACGCCGTGCTCGAAGAGCGCGTGGCGGCGCTGGAAGGTGGCGTCGGCGCCCTGGCCGTGGCCTCGGGCATGGCGGCCATCACCTACGCGATCCAGACCCTGGCCGAGGTCGGCGACAACATCGTCTCGGTGGCCAAGCTGTACGGCGGCACCTACAACCTGCTGGCCCACACCCTGCCGCGCTTCGGCATCCAGACCCGCTTCGCCGCCCATGACGACATCGCCGCCCTGGAAGCGCTGATCGACGACAAAACCAAAGCGGTGTTCTGCGAATCCATCGGCAACCCGGCCGGCAATATCGTCGACCTCGCCGCTCTGGCCGCCGCCGCGCACCGTCACGGCGTGCCGCTGATCGTCGACAACACGGTGGCCACGCCGATCCTCTGCCGGCCGTTCGAGCATGGCGCCGACATCGTCGTGCACTCGCTGACCAAGTACATCGGCGGTCACGGCACCAGCATCGGCGGCATTGTGGTCGACTCCGGCCAGTTCCCCTGGGCCGAGCACAAGGCGCGCTTCCCGCTGCTCAACACCCCGGACCCGTCCTACCACGGCGTGACCTACACCGAGGCCTTCGGCCCCGCTGCCTTTATCGGCCGCTGCCGCGTGGTGCCGCTGCGCAATACCGGCGCGGCGCTGTCGCCGTTCAATGCCTTCCTCATCCTGCAGGGCCTGGAAACCCTGGCCCTGCGCATGGAGCGCCACTGCGAGAACGCGCTGAAGGTCGCGCATTACCTGCAGAAGCACCCGCAGGTGGCCTGGGTGAAATACGCCGGCCTGCCCGATCATCCCGAGCACGAGCTGGCCGTGCGCTACATGGGCGGCAAGCCGGCCTCGATCCTCTCCTTCGGCATAGTCGGCGGCCAGGCTGCCGGGGCGCGCTTTATCGATGCGCTGCAGCTGGTGGTGCGCCTGGTGAATATCGGCGATGCCAAGTCGCTGGCCTGCCATCCGGCCTCGACCACCCACCGCCAGTTGAATGACGAGGAGCTGGAGCGCGCTGGCGTGCCGCGCGACATGGTGCGCCTGTCGATCGGCATCGAGCACAGCGACGATATCCTCGCCGATCTGGCCCAGGCACTGGACGCCGCGGCGGGCTGA